A window of the Bacteroides thetaiotaomicron VPI-5482 genome harbors these coding sequences:
- a CDS encoding transposase: MAKIVNVSEIHPTLGFTEFDILEKYRKSFNESELGKLHSVFPFECMAKAAGLSDRRLGRRNRFSPSAKIALMVLKAYTGFSDRQLVEHLNGNIHYQIFCGIMIPPSLPITNFKIVSAIRNEIASRLDIDSFQELLASHWKPYLDNLHVCMTDATCYESHMRFPTDMKLLWESLEWLYRHICRHCRELGIRRPRNKYRNVAESYLSYCKKRKRRASRTRMLKRRMIKLLEKLLSQRDGIHSEYGALLRYTQDYHKRLSIIRKVLVQEKEMFEGRKVSDRIVSIDRHYVRPIVRGKETKSVEFGAKVNNIQIDGISFIEHLSFKAFNEGIRLKDCIRMQQKLMNVRVRCVAADSIYANNANRKFCTKYGISTSFVRKGRAAKDEPLRKVLRSELSKERATRLEGSFGTQKQHYSLSRIKARNRKTEILWIFFGIHTANAILMIEKIRNKAAKAA, encoded by the coding sequence ATGGCAAAGATAGTGAATGTTTCAGAAATTCACCCTACTTTGGGTTTTACAGAATTTGATATTCTGGAAAAATACCGCAAGAGTTTTAATGAGAGTGAGCTTGGCAAGCTTCATTCGGTCTTTCCGTTTGAATGTATGGCAAAAGCCGCAGGCCTGTCGGACCGGCGCCTGGGACGCAGGAACAGATTCAGTCCTTCCGCAAAGATCGCCCTTATGGTCCTGAAGGCATACACCGGATTCTCCGACAGGCAACTGGTGGAACATCTGAACGGGAACATACACTACCAGATTTTCTGTGGAATTATGATTCCCCCGTCCCTTCCGATAACCAACTTCAAGATAGTCAGTGCCATCCGTAATGAGATAGCATCCCGCCTTGACATTGATTCTTTCCAGGAGCTCCTGGCTTCACACTGGAAACCTTATCTTGATAACCTTCACGTCTGCATGACCGATGCCACATGCTATGAAAGCCACATGCGTTTTCCTACGGACATGAAACTCCTTTGGGAAAGCCTCGAATGGCTCTACAGGCATATATGCCGGCATTGCAGGGAGCTGGGCATAAGGCGTCCGCGCAACAAATACAGGAATGTGGCGGAATCCTATCTGTCCTACTGCAAGAAAAGAAAGAGGAGAGCTTCAAGGACAAGAATGCTTAAGCGCCGTATGATCAAGCTTCTTGAAAAGCTCCTCAGTCAAAGGGATGGGATCCATAGCGAGTACGGTGCTTTACTCCGATATACCCAGGATTATCATAAGCGTCTTTCCATCATCAGAAAGGTGCTTGTACAAGAAAAGGAAATGTTTGAAGGGCGGAAAGTCAGTGACCGCATCGTCAGCATTGACCGTCATTATGTACGTCCCATCGTCAGAGGCAAGGAAACCAAGTCCGTCGAGTTCGGTGCAAAGGTCAATAATATACAGATAGACGGCATATCGTTCATCGAACACCTCTCGTTCAAGGCATTCAATGAGGGTATACGCTTGAAGGACTGTATCCGTATGCAGCAGAAGCTTATGAATGTAAGGGTAAGATGTGTGGCTGCCGATTCCATATATGCCAATAATGCCAACAGAAAGTTCTGTACAAAATATGGGATATCCACATCCTTTGTGCGCAAGGGAAGGGCGGCCAAAGATGAGCCTTTGAGGAAGGTGCTTAGAAGCGAACTCTCAAAAGAAAGGGCAACACGGCTTGAAGGAAGCTTCGGCACTCAAAAGCAACATTACTCGCTCTCAAGGATAAAGGCCAGAAACAGGAAGACGGAAATACTGTGGATTTTCTTTGGAATACATACGGCAAATGCCATACTGATGATAGAAAAAATCAGAAACAAAGCAGCTAAAGCAGCATGA
- a CDS encoding DNA/RNA non-specific endonuclease has protein sequence MKYKFIQTLLLVLLPTLFAACGSDNNDPTDNIGGLSVSTDLKNNEVSAKGGSFFLQIKTDGKWTASSQDSWCTINNKEGNGNASTICSVSANDDDERYTVITVTSNGKSENITITQKGGNGEEPDPDPNPSGYAGRIEIPKLKGGNSNLFITHTTQYNGKEVITYSFEYDCTQKSSRWVAFTFNTSTPDNNVGRAGDFSDDPSIPSQYRTHDGDYTGSGYSRGHLAASSDRQYSVAANKQTFYMSNMNPQIQNGFNGGIWASLEGKVQSWGKITNDQDTLYVAKGGTIDNNNIIKYLKANNTIPVPKYFYMAILSLKNGQYKAIGFWFEHKSYSNSSYAAYALSIDELEEKTGIDFFHNLPDKIENEVERSYNKSDWGL, from the coding sequence ATGAAATATAAATTCATCCAAACCTTACTATTAGTACTACTCCCTACCCTGTTTGCAGCGTGTGGTAGCGACAACAATGATCCAACAGATAATATTGGCGGATTAAGTGTTAGTACAGACCTTAAAAACAATGAAGTTTCCGCAAAGGGAGGCAGTTTCTTTCTACAAATAAAGACAGACGGTAAGTGGACTGCATCTAGTCAGGATAGTTGGTGCACAATAAATAACAAAGAGGGAAACGGGAATGCCTCTACCATCTGTTCTGTATCCGCTAATGATGATGATGAACGTTATACTGTTATCACCGTAACATCTAATGGAAAGAGTGAAAATATAACGATCACCCAAAAAGGAGGAAATGGTGAAGAGCCTGATCCGGATCCTAATCCATCGGGATATGCAGGAAGAATTGAGATTCCAAAGCTAAAAGGAGGTAATTCCAATTTATTCATTACCCATACTACACAATATAATGGAAAAGAAGTAATAACCTACAGTTTTGAATATGATTGTACTCAAAAAAGCTCACGTTGGGTAGCTTTTACTTTCAATACTTCAACGCCTGATAATAATGTAGGTCGTGCAGGAGACTTCAGTGATGACCCTAGTATTCCATCACAATATCGAACACACGACGGTGATTATACAGGTTCGGGGTATAGCAGAGGGCACCTTGCAGCTTCGTCAGATAGGCAATATTCTGTAGCTGCCAATAAACAAACCTTTTATATGTCTAACATGAATCCACAAATACAAAACGGATTCAATGGTGGCATATGGGCAAGCCTGGAAGGTAAAGTACAGTCATGGGGAAAAATCACCAATGATCAAGACACCCTTTATGTAGCAAAAGGGGGGACTATTGACAATAATAATATTATCAAATACCTTAAAGCAAATAATACTATTCCAGTTCCCAAATATTTCTATATGGCTATTTTATCACTAAAAAATGGTCAATATAAAGCAATAGGCTTTTGGTTTGAGCATAAATCATACAGTAACAGTAGTTATGCGGCATATGCTCTTTCAATAGATGAACTGGAAGAAAAAACAGGAATCGACTTCTTCCATAATCTTCCCGATAAGATTGAAAATGAAGTAGAACGAAGTTACAATAAGAGTGATTGGGGATTATAA
- a CDS encoding endonuclease/exonuclease/phosphatase family protein — MKKFLTVWGLLLFISITSYSQEKKYALYSVAFYNLENLFDTIHDAGKNDFEYLPNGKNKWNSMKYEAKLKNMSEILSQLSTDKLPLGPTIIGMSEVENRRVLEDLLKQPALSDRGYEIVHYEGPDRRGVDCAFFYNPKFFHLTASKLAPYIYENNDTTYKTRGFLIASGTLAGEKVHFIVNHWPSRAAASPARERAGEQVRALKDSLLNEDSNAKVIIMGDMNDDPMDKSMAVALGAKRKAQDTKEHDLYNPWWDTLKKGNGTLMYDGKWNLFDQIVFTGNLLGNDRSTLKYYRNEIFRRDYMFQKEGKYKGYPKRTHAGGVWLNGYSDHLPTIIYLIKEIKD; from the coding sequence ATGAAAAAGTTTTTAACGGTATGGGGCCTGTTACTGTTTATTTCGATAACAAGCTATTCACAGGAGAAAAAGTATGCTCTTTACAGCGTAGCGTTTTATAACCTTGAGAATCTGTTCGATACAATTCATGACGCGGGCAAAAACGACTTTGAATATTTACCAAATGGTAAAAATAAGTGGAACTCCATGAAATATGAAGCGAAGCTAAAAAACATGTCTGAAATATTAAGTCAGCTATCGACAGACAAATTACCATTAGGACCAACTATTATCGGTATGTCGGAAGTTGAAAACAGAAGAGTATTGGAAGACCTGCTCAAACAACCTGCTTTATCTGACAGAGGATACGAAATTGTTCATTATGAAGGTCCGGACCGTCGCGGCGTAGACTGCGCATTTTTCTACAATCCGAAATTCTTTCATCTCACTGCCAGTAAACTCGCTCCATATATTTATGAGAATAATGATACTACCTATAAAACCCGTGGTTTCCTTATTGCCAGCGGTACACTTGCCGGTGAAAAGGTGCACTTTATCGTAAATCACTGGCCTTCACGTGCAGCCGCATCACCCGCTCGGGAAAGAGCAGGAGAACAAGTCCGAGCCTTAAAAGATTCTTTATTAAATGAGGATTCAAATGCAAAGGTCATTATCATGGGAGATATGAATGATGATCCAATGGACAAGAGTATGGCTGTTGCATTAGGAGCAAAACGCAAAGCTCAAGATACAAAGGAACATGATTTATATAATCCCTGGTGGGACACTTTAAAGAAAGGTAACGGTACTTTAATGTATGATGGTAAATGGAATCTGTTTGATCAGATCGTATTTACAGGAAATTTATTAGGTAATGATAGAAGTACACTGAAATATTACAGAAACGAAATCTTCAGAAGAGATTATATGTTCCAAAAAGAAGGAAAGTACAAAGGATATCCCAAAAGAACACATGCCGGGGGGGTATGGCTTAATGGGTATAGCGACCACCTGCCGACCATCATATATTTAATCAAAGAGATAAAAGACTAA
- a CDS encoding TonB-dependent receptor, with amino-acid sequence MKQRLGIVIALFCLSPAIFAQQKAEKNAREDNASFTFTESQLNEDDDAAQSASAFVSSNNDVYLSNVGYLFSPMRFRVRGYNSQYSDTYINGVLFNDVETGRFSYGMIGGLNDATRNKEGIGAFEINNFTFGPIGGATNINMRASQYAAGSKLSLSGCNRNYILRGMYTYSTGLLKNGWAFTGSLGYRWANEGVIEGTFYNAFSYFLAAEKVFNDKHSLSIATWGAPTERGQQGASTEEAYYLANSHYYNPNWGYQNGEKRNSRVVRSFEPSAIASWDFDINKEMKLKTSAGFKYSNYGTSALGWSGNAADPRPDYYKKLPSSIFNVYDKSTVPSEDELNLFNEVTERWKTSKSTRQIDWDQMYFANQQANALGKETLYYQEERHNDQLAFNFSSIFNHTIDQHNSYVVGLAVNTTKGMHYKKMKDLLGGDLYTDVDKFSVRDYGYNSYVIQNDLDNPNRRIGEGDKFGYDYNIFVNKQNVWARYQGDNDGHFNYFVSGKIGSAQISRDGKMRNGRAPKKSLGSSGTAKFLEGAVKAGFTYSINGNHSLILNAGYENRAPLAYNSFIAPRIKNDFAHGLRTEKIYNGELTYRFNTPIVSGRVTGYYTRFNDQVEMDAFYNDNEARFTYLSMSGIDKENWGVEAAATFKLMSNLSLTAIGTWSDARYMNNPTAVRTYESESESNIDRVYCKGLRDNGTPLSVYSLGLDYSVKGWFFNVTGNYYHRVYLDFSTYRRLGSVLGKYSDGAVDANGNPVGYNVPEQEELNGGFMLDASIGKYIRLKNGKSLSINLSVNNILNNTNLRTGGYEQNRDDSYDDGEARTYVFSKNSKYYYAPACNAFLNIGYRF; translated from the coding sequence ATGAAACAAAGATTAGGAATAGTGATTGCATTGTTTTGTCTTTCGCCAGCTATTTTTGCTCAGCAGAAGGCCGAAAAGAATGCACGTGAAGATAATGCTTCTTTCACATTCACTGAATCGCAATTGAATGAAGATGATGATGCAGCTCAAAGTGCATCTGCTTTTGTCTCTTCCAACAATGATGTGTACCTTTCTAATGTCGGCTACTTGTTTAGCCCGATGCGTTTTCGCGTCAGGGGCTATAATTCGCAGTACAGCGATACGTATATTAATGGTGTTCTGTTCAATGATGTAGAAACCGGTCGTTTCAGCTATGGAATGATTGGAGGATTGAACGATGCGACACGTAATAAAGAAGGTATCGGTGCTTTTGAAATTAATAATTTCACCTTTGGCCCTATCGGTGGAGCTACTAATATCAATATGCGTGCCAGTCAATATGCAGCAGGATCAAAATTAAGTCTCTCCGGCTGTAATCGTAACTATATTCTGAGAGGTATGTATACCTATTCTACAGGTTTATTGAAGAATGGCTGGGCATTTACAGGTTCTCTCGGATATCGTTGGGCTAACGAAGGTGTTATTGAAGGTACATTCTATAATGCGTTCTCTTATTTTCTGGCAGCAGAGAAAGTCTTTAATGACAAACATAGCTTGTCTATAGCTACATGGGGGGCTCCTACAGAAAGAGGACAGCAAGGTGCCTCTACAGAAGAAGCTTATTATCTGGCTAATAGTCACTATTACAATCCAAACTGGGGTTATCAGAATGGTGAAAAGCGTAACTCACGTGTTGTACGCTCTTTCGAGCCTTCTGCTATCGCATCTTGGGATTTTGATATCAATAAAGAAATGAAGCTGAAGACAAGCGCAGGATTCAAATATAGTAATTATGGTACAAGTGCACTTGGATGGTCGGGCAATGCTGCCGATCCTCGTCCGGATTATTATAAGAAGCTGCCTAGTTCTATCTTTAATGTATATGATAAGTCGACAGTGCCGAGTGAAGATGAGTTGAATCTGTTCAATGAAGTAACAGAGCGCTGGAAAACCAGTAAGTCTACTCGTCAAATTGATTGGGATCAGATGTACTTTGCCAATCAGCAGGCCAATGCATTGGGAAAAGAGACCTTGTATTATCAGGAAGAACGTCATAATGACCAGTTAGCTTTCAATTTCAGTTCGATCTTCAATCATACGATTGACCAGCATAATAGCTATGTGGTCGGTTTAGCTGTGAATACTACTAAAGGTATGCACTATAAGAAGATGAAGGATTTGTTGGGTGGTGATTTATATACAGATGTTGATAAGTTCTCTGTCCGTGATTATGGTTATAACTCTTATGTGATTCAGAATGACTTGGACAATCCTAACAGACGTATCGGTGAAGGTGATAAGTTCGGTTATGACTATAATATCTTTGTAAATAAACAAAATGTATGGGCGCGTTATCAGGGTGATAACGATGGACATTTCAATTATTTCGTATCAGGTAAGATCGGATCAGCGCAAATTAGCCGTGATGGAAAGATGCGTAATGGTCGTGCTCCTAAGAAATCTTTGGGAAGCAGTGGCACAGCTAAATTCCTGGAAGGTGCAGTGAAAGCTGGATTTACATATTCTATTAACGGTAATCATTCATTGATCCTGAACGCCGGTTATGAGAACCGTGCTCCGTTGGCATATAACTCATTCATCGCTCCTCGTATCAAGAACGATTTTGCACATGGTTTGAGAACAGAGAAGATTTATAACGGTGAATTGACTTATCGTTTCAATACTCCTATTGTTTCAGGACGTGTCACTGGATATTATACTCGTTTTAATGATCAGGTTGAAATGGATGCTTTCTACAATGATAATGAAGCTCGTTTCACTTACCTTTCTATGAGCGGAATTGATAAGGAAAATTGGGGTGTGGAAGCTGCTGCAACTTTTAAACTCATGTCCAATCTGTCATTGACAGCTATCGGTACGTGGTCTGATGCCCGTTATATGAATAATCCTACGGCTGTTCGTACTTATGAAAGTGAAAGTGAATCTAATATTGACCGCGTTTATTGTAAAGGACTTCGTGATAACGGAACACCGTTGTCTGTATATAGCCTCGGACTGGACTACAGCGTGAAAGGTTGGTTCTTTAACGTAACAGGAAATTATTATCACCGTGTTTATCTGGACTTCTCTACTTACCGTCGTTTAGGTAGTGTATTAGGAAAGTATTCTGATGGCGCTGTAGATGCTAATGGTAATCCGGTAGGCTATAATGTACCGGAGCAGGAAGAATTGAATGGTGGTTTCATGCTTGACGCTTCTATTGGTAAATATATTCGTTTGAAGAATGGAAAGAGCCTGAGCATTAACCTCAGTGTGAACAATATTCTTAATAATACGAACTTGCGTACTGGCGGATATGAGCAGAACCGTGATGATAGCTATGATGACGGAGAAGCACGTACATATGTTTTCTCTAAGAACTCTAAGTACTATTATGCTCCTGCTTGCAATGCTTTCTTGAACATTGGATATAGATTCTAA
- a CDS encoding DUF5689 domain-containing protein, with product MKKITFILSAALLLTLGVSSCMDDFDTPVTGNAYGNNTIKEQRTISIANLKEKYSSVISANQFQTVTEETRISGVVVGDDESGNIYKQLIVADETGAIVVGINSTGIYANCPVGQKVVIDCENLNVGGYGMQAQIGTTYKGAIGRMDLAVWLDHVRVINKPQLWYDELIPMELTGAQLKAYDKDLAPVLVMFKDVTIKEADGTATFAPEDLKDGGNGVNRTLVLDDNSTLTFRTSTYANFSTEVMPTGKINVIGILSRYNSTWQIVARTYSDIQRNN from the coding sequence ATGAAAAAGATAACATTTATTTTATCTGCCGCGTTGTTGCTGACATTAGGCGTTTCGTCATGTATGGACGACTTTGATACGCCTGTGACAGGGAACGCTTATGGTAATAACACTATAAAAGAGCAACGGACTATTTCGATTGCTAATCTGAAGGAAAAATACAGTTCAGTAATTTCGGCAAATCAGTTTCAGACAGTTACTGAAGAAACTCGGATTTCCGGTGTAGTAGTAGGTGATGACGAAAGTGGAAATATCTACAAACAGCTGATTGTGGCTGATGAAACAGGAGCTATTGTGGTAGGTATTAACTCTACTGGCATCTATGCTAATTGCCCTGTTGGACAGAAAGTGGTGATTGACTGTGAAAACTTGAATGTAGGTGGATACGGAATGCAAGCTCAGATAGGTACTACCTACAAAGGAGCCATTGGACGTATGGACTTGGCTGTATGGTTGGATCATGTCAGAGTAATCAATAAACCTCAATTGTGGTATGACGAGCTTATTCCAATGGAACTTACCGGCGCTCAGCTGAAAGCTTATGATAAAGACTTGGCGCCTGTACTTGTGATGTTCAAGGATGTTACAATTAAAGAAGCGGATGGTACTGCTACTTTTGCTCCTGAAGATTTGAAGGATGGTGGTAATGGAGTAAACCGTACATTGGTGTTGGATGATAATTCAACATTGACGTTCCGTACCAGCACTTATGCTAATTTCTCAACCGAAGTGATGCCGACAGGTAAAATTAATGTGATAGGTATTCTGAGCCGTTATAATA